A single genomic interval of Rhizobium leguminosarum bv. trifolii WSM1325 harbors:
- a CDS encoding conserved hypothetical protein (KEGG: ret:RHE_CH04085 hypothetical protein) yields the protein MAQHALARERLFALRETIARLEGRLAPALAAAEREALAEGRKTRQERILPPLAFGVELLDGALEGGLPLDAITEFRSALSRDAGAASGLAMAVAARLQKQEADAGRLLPLLWIGDAVGTLEAGRPYAPGLRDFGLSPERFLHAAPRKLDEALWLAEVAVESAAFSAVIFEVRGNPAHFGLTESRRLSLRAHAARRPLFLVRQAGAEEASSAAFRLHVEPAPSALRSLPDGSTLSGSIGNPIFRLTLEKSRNPAPLSFLLEWNPHEREFLPVAEPNLVRPPGEQSAHSGAQLPASANGPHRPQAMGALLAFERAS from the coding sequence CGCGAAACCATCGCCAGACTGGAGGGAAGACTCGCGCCGGCACTTGCCGCAGCGGAGCGGGAAGCCCTGGCAGAAGGACGTAAGACCCGCCAGGAGCGCATTCTGCCGCCCCTGGCGTTTGGGGTGGAGTTGCTCGACGGCGCCCTGGAAGGCGGCTTGCCGCTCGATGCGATCACCGAATTCCGTTCCGCTCTGTCTCGCGATGCCGGTGCTGCAAGCGGGCTGGCGATGGCTGTTGCCGCGCGGCTGCAAAAACAGGAGGCGGATGCCGGCCGCCTTCTGCCGTTGCTCTGGATCGGCGATGCCGTCGGCACGCTGGAGGCCGGCCGTCCCTATGCTCCCGGGCTTCGGGATTTCGGGCTGAGCCCGGAGCGGTTTCTCCATGCCGCGCCGCGCAAGCTGGACGAGGCGCTCTGGCTGGCGGAGGTGGCGGTGGAAAGTGCTGCCTTCTCGGCCGTCATCTTTGAAGTCCGGGGCAATCCCGCCCATTTCGGCCTGACCGAAAGCCGCAGGCTCAGTCTCAGGGCGCATGCTGCCCGCCGTCCGCTCTTTCTTGTCCGTCAGGCCGGGGCGGAGGAGGCAAGCAGTGCGGCCTTCCGTCTGCATGTCGAACCGGCCCCGTCCGCTCTGCGGTCGTTGCCGGATGGATCGACACTTTCCGGCAGCATCGGCAATCCGATTTTCCGTCTGACGCTGGAGAAGAGCCGAAATCCGGCCCCGCTCTCCTTTCTTCTGGAGTGGAATCCCCATGAACGCGAATTTCTCCCTGTCGCCGAACCAAACCTCGTTCGTCCTCCAGGCGAACAGTCAGCGCATTCTGGCGCTCAGCTTCCCGCATCTGCCAACGGACCGCATCGCCCGCAAGCGATGGGGGCTCTCCTGGCGTTCGAAAGGGCGTCCTGA